The following proteins are encoded in a genomic region of Takifugu rubripes chromosome 9, fTakRub1.2, whole genome shotgun sequence:
- the fam174b gene encoding membrane protein FAM174B, whose protein sequence is MGAHSLALTLALAFLWRVSAEPQTLSSPSTTPLNSTTPSVVIGEDERAQNMTEATVGSRISSLMTHLPTLKNAVIVVCALTAVLVVCLVIKVVRSGRRIRKTRKYDIITTPAERVEMAPLNEENDDEDDSTLFDVKYR, encoded by the exons ATGGGGGCGCACAGTCTGGCCTTGACTTTGGCGCTCGCATTTCTTTGGCGGGTCAGCGCGGAGCCACAAACTCTTTCATCACCCTCAACAACACCCTTAAATTCTACCACACCGTCGGTCGTCATCGGCGAGGATGAACGGGCGCAAAACATGACAGAGGCCACAGTTGGATCCCGGATTTCATCTCTCATGACGCACCTTCCAACTCTGAAAAACGCCGTCATCGTCGTGTGCGCGCTAACAGCTGTTCTCGTCGTGTGCCTGGTCATCAAAGTGGTCAG ATCAGGACGGCGGATCAGGAAAACGCGCAAATATGATATCATAACAACCCCCGCAGAGCGCGTAGAGATGGCCCCCCTCAATGAGGAAAATGACGATGAGGATGACTCAACCCTCTTCGACGTTAAATACAG GTGA